TGGAAGTTGCCACTAACGTTCCCTTGCTACAAGAGGTTTGGGGTTAAATTAAGCCTTATTTTCGGATTTGCCTAAACATTCCAAATACAAAACCATTTTCAAATTAAGCCAAATGCCCAAATCCGTTGTAGCAAGTGTTATAGCCAGTGCTTATTACGCTAAATGTCTTTTTAATACTTTTCGTTCTGAATAGGCTTCTTTCCACATTTCTATTTTATAAGAATCGTTTGGGATTTCATCGTAAGCAGATTTTAAATTTGTAGAATAAACACGTATTCTATATTCGCCATTTTCAATTTCAGTTTCTATTTCAATTTCAGAATGTGGGCAGTCCAATATTTGTAAAGTTCTGGAATGAATTTTTATACTTGCTTCTACAACGTGGTCAAATGAACTAAAATCTTTAATTAAACTTTTCGAATCCAAAATTTCAAATTCACATTCTACTTTTCCTTCGTCGTTTGCAATTGCAACACCTATAATTCCATCTTCTACAGCAAGTTTGTCAGCAAAAGCTTGTTCTGCCCAAAAACTTTCGGAGCCAGTATTTCCATTTGCATTTTTGTCATTTATGTAGAACTGTCCGTAATCTGTTGTAAACTTTAAATCAAATTTCATTGCAATCTATTTCTTTGTTCTACTTTTTGCATTGGCTATAACTTATATATAAGTCTGATAAAATCAGACCTATCCACCATAATTAAGATGTATATGTATGAGAAATGTCAGATATTATTTCCTTACGAATATAGAAACAATTTTTAATTTATCTTGATTGTAAATTTTAAAATGTTTGATGCTATAAGTACTTAGGGGAATCCAATAGTTTAATGGTTTGATTAATATTACGATCCTTAAGAACTACGAATCATTTATTTCAGTAAATATAGGAGTTCACAGAATTACAGAAAAAAGTATGATTTTTTAGAACCAAAAAAAACCTCCAAAATCAATGACTTTGGAGGTTTGTTAAAAAGTGGTGGGCGATGAGGGGTTCGAACCCCCGACCCCCTCGGTGTAAACGAGGTGCTCTGAACCAGCTGAGCTAATCGCCCTATTTTACTAGGTTGCTATCATATATGTGATTGCGAGTGCAAATATACAGCTAGAATTCGTATTTGCAAGCCTTTTTTTAAAATAAATTTAAAGTTTTTTTTATTCCACTATTTCACAACACTTTAACAACATCACGAAATAGTATAATTCTTTTGTAATAACTCGCTATAGTCATACATTTGTATTTATATAAATAATACAATGGCAAGATTCAAAGAAAATGATTTACCCAAATCAAAAATAACCGCTACTTCACTCAATAAAGCAACAATAATATTTAAATACGCAGGAAACCACCAATGGAAATTTTATGTTGGCTTGGTTTTTTTACTCTTTACAGGAGCAACTGCATTGGCTTTTCCTAAACTAATGGGAATGCTAATTGATTGTGTTAAAAACAAAGACAACTCCGAGGCTAATATGATTGCACTTGGACTGGTTGTTATCCTATTTTTGCAATCTATCTGTTCTTTTTTCAGACTATCATTATTCGTAAATTTCACCGAAAACACGTTAGCAAATCTTCGTTCAGCACTTTACAGTAATTTGGTAAAACTTCCGATGTCATTCTTCTCTCAAAAACGAGTAGGAGAATTAAATAGCCGTATCAGTGCCGATATTACTCAGATACAAGACACATTAACATCGACAATTGCTGAGTTTCTACGTCAGTTTATATTAATTATAGGAGGAGTTATTTTATTGGCTACCGAAAGTTTAAAACTAACCTTATTAATGCTTTCAGTTGTTCCGCTTGTAGCAGTTGCAGCAGTTATCTTCGGGCGTTTCATTCGTAAATATTCTAAAAAGGTACAAGATCAAGTTGCCGAAAGCCAAGTTATTGTTGAAGAAACAATGCAAGGAATCAGCATAGTAAAAGCTTTCGCAAATGAGTGGTACGAAATTGCACGTTATAACGGAAAAATTAAAGAAGTAGTAAAACTTGCAATCAAAGGCGGTAAATACCGTGGTTACTTTGCTTCATTTATTATCTTCTGTTTGTTTGGAGCAATCGTAGCAGTTGTTTGGTACGGTGTACGTTTAAGTATTGCTGGTGAAATGAGCGTTGGACAATTAATCTCGTTTGTACTCTACTCTACTTTTGTTGGAGCTTCTTTTGGTGGAATCGCCGAATTATACGCTCAAATACAAAAAGCAATTGGAGCTACCGAACGCGTTTTTGAATTGCTAGATGAATCTCCAGAGAAAATAAACTCTCATCAAAAATCGACTCCTATCGAAAAAATACAAGGAAACGTCACTTTCAAGAATGTACAATTCAGCTATCCGTCGAGAAAAGAAATTATGGTTCTAAAAGACGTTAATTTCACTGCCAAATTCGGCCAGAAGATTGCCATTGTAGGACCAAGTGGAGCTGGAAAATCGACTATATCATCTCTCCTATTACGTTTTTATGATATCGATGCAGGAGAAATCATTGTTGACGGAAAAAACATCTACGATTATGATTTAGAAAACCTAAGAGGAAACATGAGTATTGTTCCTCAGGATGTCATTTTATTTGGTGGAACAATCAGAGAAAATATCGCTTATGGTAAACCAGATGCAACCGAAGAAGAAATATTATTAGCAGCCAAACAAGCCAATGCATTTAATTTCATCGAAGGATTCCCAGAGAAATTCGATACATTGGTTGGAGAAAGAGGAATTAAGCTTTCTGGCGGACAACGTCAGCGTATTGCAATTGCTCGTGCATTACTTAAAAACCCAAGTATCTTGATTCTTGATGAAGCAACATCGTCATTAGATAGCGAAAGCGAAAAATTAGTTCAAGAAGCATTAGAAATTTTGATGCAAGGAAGAACAAGTATTATTATCGCACACCGTTTATCAACTATTCGTAGTGCCGATCAAATCCTAGTACTTGACAACGGAATAATCTCTGAACAAGGAACCCACCAAGAATTAATAGCTCTAGAAAACGGAACCTATAAAAACTTAAGTAATCTACAATTTAGTAATATTTAGATCTTAAAACTTAAATTCAAGAAAAAACTCCAATCAAAAAATATTGATTGGAGTTTTTTTATGTTAATTGAGACCACCCTTCGACTTCGCTCAGGATGACATTGCAAACTGAGACTAAAAACTGAATACTTTTCTTCTCAACTCAGGATAACAATACAAACTAAAGAGTCCAAGAAGTCTAAGAATGTCTAAAATCTAACTAGTCTAAGAATGAGAATGAATACTGTAAACTGAGACCGCCCTTCGACTTCGCTCAGCATGACATTACAAACTGAAGAATCTAAGAAGTCTAAGAATGTCTAAAAATCTAACTAGTCTAATTAACCTCTTCTTCTCTTACGTTCCGTTTTTAAAAGCTCTAACTCCCTATTCGTTTGTCCTGCAACCGAAGTATTTTCTTCAGCTCTACGGATAAGGTAAGGCATAACATCTTTAACAGGTCCAAATGGCAAGTATTTAGCAACATTATATCCATTTTCAGCAAGATTGTAACTAATATTGTCACTCATACCGTATAACTGACCAAAACAAATTCTGTGGTCATTATTTTTTATACCTCTTGCTTGCATCAATTCCATTAAAGTATAAGAACTAGTTTCATTATGCGTTCCAGCAAAAATAGACATCGTTTCTAAATGCTCCAACATATACAAAACAGCAGCATCATAATTAACATCAGTCGCTTCTTTAGAAACACAGATTGGAGAAACATAATTTTTCTCTTCCGCTCTTTTGTTTTCTTTCTCCATATAAGCACCACGAACCAATTTCATTCCTATAAAGAAACCTTCGGTTTTAGCTTGTGCATGCAATTTTTTCAAATAATCCAAACGATCCCAACGGTACATTTGTAACGTATTAAATACAATTGCTTTCTCTTTATTATACTTACGCATCATTTCGGTTACCAAATCATCAGCTGCATCCTGCATCCAACTCTCTTCACCATCTACTAGTAAAGCCACATCATTGTTATGTGCTTCTTTACATACTATATCAAAACGTTCAACAACTCTATTCCATTCTGCTTGTTCAGCAGGTGTCAGGGTTTGTTTCTCTCCTAATTTTTCATACAATTCAAAACGACCTAATCCAGTTGGTTTAAAAACTGCAAACGGAATAGCTTCACGTTCTTTAGCAAACTCAATCGTTTTCAAAGTCATTTTTAAAGCAGCATCAAATTGCTCTTCCTCTTCTTTACCCTCAACAGAATAATCCAATACTGAACAAACACCTTTAGTGTACATTTTATCAACAACAGTAATACAGTCATCTTCATTTACACCTCCACAAAAATGATCAAAAACTGTGGCGCGGATTAATTTCTCTACAGGTAAATTTGCTTTTAAA
The nucleotide sequence above comes from Flavobacterium branchiarum. Encoded proteins:
- a CDS encoding ABC transporter ATP-binding protein produces the protein MARFKENDLPKSKITATSLNKATIIFKYAGNHQWKFYVGLVFLLFTGATALAFPKLMGMLIDCVKNKDNSEANMIALGLVVILFLQSICSFFRLSLFVNFTENTLANLRSALYSNLVKLPMSFFSQKRVGELNSRISADITQIQDTLTSTIAEFLRQFILIIGGVILLATESLKLTLLMLSVVPLVAVAAVIFGRFIRKYSKKVQDQVAESQVIVEETMQGISIVKAFANEWYEIARYNGKIKEVVKLAIKGGKYRGYFASFIIFCLFGAIVAVVWYGVRLSIAGEMSVGQLISFVLYSTFVGASFGGIAELYAQIQKAIGATERVFELLDESPEKINSHQKSTPIEKIQGNVTFKNVQFSYPSRKEIMVLKDVNFTAKFGQKIAIVGPSGAGKSTISSLLLRFYDIDAGEIIVDGKNIYDYDLENLRGNMSIVPQDVILFGGTIRENIAYGKPDATEEEILLAAKQANAFNFIEGFPEKFDTLVGERGIKLSGGQRQRIAIARALLKNPSILILDEATSSLDSESEKLVQEALEILMQGRTSIIIAHRLSTIRSADQILVLDNGIISEQGTHQELIALENGTYKNLSNLQFSNI
- a CDS encoding proline dehydrogenase family protein; translation: MEKIFNNTQVAFSLKSDTELERAYFLFKMIANQPLVRIGTAVTNFALKANLPVEKLIRATVFDHFCGGVNEDDCITVVDKMYTKGVCSVLDYSVEGKEEEEQFDAALKMTLKTIEFAKEREAIPFAVFKPTGLGRFELYEKLGEKQTLTPAEQAEWNRVVERFDIVCKEAHNNDVALLVDGEESWMQDAADDLVTEMMRKYNKEKAIVFNTLQMYRWDRLDYLKKLHAQAKTEGFFIGMKLVRGAYMEKENKRAEEKNYVSPICVSKEATDVNYDAAVLYMLEHLETMSIFAGTHNETSSYTLMELMQARGIKNNDHRICFGQLYGMSDNISYNLAENGYNVAKYLPFGPVKDVMPYLIRRAEENTSVAGQTNRELELLKTERKRRRG